A region from the Variovorax sp. V93 genome encodes:
- a CDS encoding CmpA/NrtA family ABC transporter substrate-binding protein: MSSPSDSTACDLYDADRPLNMRCACGRNHGRGATEIDVSPDDKLEASLMKALFPVDSVRRGFLRAVGANTARAAIASVLPLGALQAMAQDKAPLEKTNLKIGFIPITCATPLIMAHPLGFYQKQGLNVEVVKTAGWALIRDKMLNKEYDATHFLSPMPLAISMGAGSNQVPMNVATIQNTNGQAITLANKHKDKRDPKMWKGMKFAVPFEYSMHNFLLRYYVAEAGLNPDTDIQIRVVPPPEMVANLRAGNIDGYLGPDPFNQRAVFEEIGFLHLLTRDLWNGHPCCAFGTSAEFIEKNPNTFAALVRSVLTASAMARDPKNRELIAKVIAPAQYLNQPETVLTQVLTGKFADGLGNIRTVPDRADFDPIPWQSMAVWMLTQMKRWGYVKGDVNYRQIAEKVFLLTDAKKRMKELGQAAPEGAYPKFTIMGKVFDPAKPDDYVKSFAIGKMA, encoded by the coding sequence ATGTCCAGCCCATCCGATTCGACTGCCTGCGATCTCTACGACGCCGACCGGCCACTGAACATGCGCTGCGCCTGCGGCCGCAACCATGGCCGTGGGGCCACAGAGATCGACGTCAGCCCCGACGACAAGCTCGAAGCCAGCCTCATGAAGGCGCTGTTCCCGGTCGACAGCGTGCGCCGCGGCTTCCTGCGCGCCGTGGGCGCCAACACCGCGCGCGCCGCCATTGCCTCGGTATTGCCGCTGGGCGCACTGCAGGCCATGGCGCAGGACAAGGCACCGCTCGAAAAGACCAATCTCAAGATCGGCTTCATTCCGATCACCTGCGCCACGCCGCTCATCATGGCGCACCCGCTGGGCTTCTATCAGAAGCAGGGGCTCAACGTCGAGGTGGTCAAGACCGCAGGATGGGCGCTGATCCGCGACAAGATGCTCAACAAGGAATACGACGCCACGCATTTCCTGTCGCCCATGCCGCTCGCCATTTCGATGGGCGCGGGCTCCAACCAGGTGCCGATGAACGTCGCCACCATCCAGAACACCAACGGCCAGGCCATCACGCTGGCCAACAAGCACAAGGACAAGCGCGACCCGAAGATGTGGAAGGGCATGAAGTTTGCCGTTCCCTTCGAGTACAGCATGCACAACTTCCTGCTGCGCTACTACGTGGCCGAGGCGGGCCTGAACCCCGACACCGACATCCAGATCCGCGTGGTGCCGCCGCCCGAGATGGTGGCCAACCTGCGCGCCGGCAACATCGACGGCTACCTGGGCCCCGACCCCTTCAACCAGCGTGCGGTGTTCGAGGAAATCGGCTTCCTGCACCTGCTGACGCGCGACCTGTGGAACGGCCATCCCTGCTGCGCCTTCGGCACCTCGGCCGAATTCATCGAGAAGAATCCCAACACCTTTGCCGCGCTGGTGCGCTCGGTGCTCACCGCATCGGCCATGGCGCGCGACCCGAAGAACCGCGAGCTCATCGCCAAGGTGATCGCGCCCGCGCAGTACCTGAACCAGCCCGAGACCGTACTGACGCAAGTGCTCACGGGCAAGTTCGCCGACGGCCTGGGCAACATCCGCACCGTGCCCGACCGCGCCGACTTCGATCCGATCCCGTGGCAGTCGATGGCCGTGTGGATGCTCACGCAGATGAAGCGCTGGGGCTATGTGAAGGGCGACGTCAACTACCGGCAGATTGCCGAGAAGGTGTTCCTGCTGACCGATGCGAAGAAGCGCATGAAGGAGCTCGGCCAGGCCGCGCCGGAAGGGGCGTACCCCAAGTTCACCATCATGGGCAAGGTGTTCGATCCCGCGAAGCCCGACGACTACGTCAAGAGCTTTGCCATCGGCAAGATGGCCTGA
- the ntrB gene encoding nitrate ABC transporter permease, whose protein sequence is MRGKKTPLSLKAALVSLLMFLLLVGAWQLATLPAAGAGAAAGMTAEQIEYQKMLGKDPGGQVKSSGFPTPAEMAVTAWKHLSNPFYDNGPNDKGIAIQLAYSLARVGLGFLLACVVAVPLGFVIGMSPLLHKAFDPFIQVLKPISPLAWMPLALYTIKDSSVSGIFVIFICSVWPMLLNTAFGVASVKREWLNVASTLEVKPLRRAFRVILPAAAPTILTGMRISMSIAWLVIVAAEMLVGGTGIGYFVWNEWNNLSLTNVIFAILVIGIVGMLLDQAFAGLQRKVTYVE, encoded by the coding sequence ATGCGCGGCAAGAAAACCCCTCTTTCGCTGAAGGCGGCGCTGGTGTCGCTCCTGATGTTCCTGCTGCTGGTCGGCGCGTGGCAGCTGGCCACCCTGCCCGCGGCCGGCGCCGGTGCCGCCGCGGGCATGACCGCCGAGCAGATCGAATACCAGAAGATGCTCGGCAAGGATCCGGGCGGGCAGGTCAAGAGCTCGGGCTTTCCCACGCCGGCGGAAATGGCCGTGACCGCCTGGAAGCATCTCTCGAACCCCTTCTACGACAACGGGCCCAACGACAAGGGCATTGCCATTCAGCTGGCGTACTCGCTGGCCCGCGTGGGGCTGGGCTTTCTGCTGGCCTGCGTGGTGGCGGTGCCGCTCGGCTTCGTGATCGGCATGTCGCCGCTGCTGCACAAGGCCTTCGATCCGTTCATCCAGGTGCTCAAGCCCATTTCTCCGCTGGCGTGGATGCCGCTTGCGCTCTACACCATCAAGGACTCGTCGGTCAGCGGCATCTTCGTGATCTTCATCTGCTCGGTGTGGCCGATGCTGCTCAACACCGCCTTTGGCGTGGCCTCGGTCAAGCGCGAATGGCTCAACGTGGCGAGCACGCTGGAGGTGAAGCCGCTGCGCCGCGCGTTCCGCGTGATCCTGCCGGCGGCCGCGCCCACCATCCTCACGGGCATGCGCATCAGCATGAGCATCGCGTGGCTGGTCATCGTGGCGGCCGAGATGCTGGTCGGCGGCACCGGCATCGGCTACTTCGTCTGGAACGAGTGGAACAACCTCTCGCTCACCAACGTGATCTTCGCGATCCTGGTGATCGGCATCGTCGGCATGCTGCTCGACCAGGCCTTCGCGGGCCTGCAACGGAAAGTGACCTATGTGGAGTGA
- a CDS encoding ABC transporter ATP-binding protein, translated as MTTASALRPATSGFLRIEGLAKAFVPARPVFADVSFTLDRGEFVCIIGHSGCGKTTILNVLAGLDQASAGHVFMDGREVAGPSLERGVVFQSHALMPWLTVRRNIAFAVASRWPDWSAAQVNTQVERFVAMVGLDAAIDKKPAQLSGGMKQRVGIARAFAIQPKMLLLDEPFGALDALTRGTIQDELMAIVRQTQQTVFMITHDVDEAILLADRILLMTNGADQPGGGWRAGNIAETVVNPLPRERTRASLHHLDGYYALRNHIVDFLVTRAKAS; from the coding sequence ATGACAACTGCTTCCGCCCTGCGGCCCGCCACCAGCGGCTTCCTGCGCATCGAGGGCCTGGCCAAGGCCTTCGTGCCGGCGCGGCCGGTGTTCGCGGACGTATCGTTCACGCTGGATCGCGGCGAGTTCGTCTGCATCATCGGCCACTCGGGCTGCGGCAAGACCACCATCCTCAACGTGCTGGCGGGCCTGGACCAGGCGAGCGCCGGCCATGTGTTCATGGACGGCCGCGAAGTGGCCGGACCGAGCCTGGAGCGCGGCGTGGTGTTCCAGAGCCACGCGTTGATGCCGTGGCTCACGGTGCGCAGGAACATCGCCTTCGCGGTGGCTTCGCGCTGGCCCGACTGGTCGGCCGCGCAGGTCAACACGCAGGTGGAGCGCTTCGTGGCCATGGTGGGTCTCGACGCCGCCATCGACAAGAAGCCCGCGCAGCTTTCGGGCGGCATGAAGCAGCGCGTGGGCATTGCGCGCGCCTTTGCCATCCAGCCCAAGATGCTGCTGCTCGACGAGCCCTTCGGCGCGCTGGATGCGCTCACGCGCGGCACCATCCAGGACGAGCTCATGGCCATCGTGCGCCAGACGCAGCAGACCGTCTTCATGATCACGCACGACGTGGACGAGGCGATCTTGCTGGCGGATCGCATCCTGCTGATGACCAACGGCGCCGACCAGCCGGGCGGCGGCTGGCGCGCCGGCAACATCGCCGAGACCGTGGTCAACCCGCTGCCGCGCGAGCGCACGCGCGCTTCGCTGCACCACCTCGATGGCTACTACGCGCTGCGCAACCACATCGTCGATTTCCTCGTCACGCGCGCCAAGGCGTCGTGA
- the cynS gene encoding cyanase, with translation MNRNDVTEKIITVKVSKGIQWADVAKKVGLSKEWTTAACLGQMTLDDKQAKVIGKIFGLTAEEQKWLQVVPYKGSLPTPVPTDPLIYRWYEVVSVYGTTIKELIHEEFGDGIMSAIDFSMDIQRQADPKGDRVNVVLSGKFLPYKTY, from the coding sequence ATGAACCGCAACGACGTCACCGAGAAGATCATCACCGTGAAGGTGTCCAAGGGCATCCAGTGGGCCGATGTGGCGAAGAAAGTCGGCCTCTCGAAGGAGTGGACCACCGCCGCATGCCTCGGGCAGATGACGCTCGACGACAAGCAGGCCAAGGTCATCGGCAAGATCTTCGGCCTGACCGCCGAGGAGCAGAAGTGGCTCCAGGTGGTGCCCTACAAGGGCTCGCTGCCCACGCCCGTGCCGACCGATCCGCTCATCTACCGCTGGTACGAGGTGGTGAGCGTATACGGCACCACGATCAAGGAACTGATCCATGAAGAATTCGGCGACGGCATCATGAGCGCCATCGACTTCAGCATGGACATCCAGCGCCAGGCCGATCCCAAGGGCGACCGCGTCAACGTGGTGCTCTCGGGCAAGTTCCTGCCCTACAAGACCTATTGA